A window of the Miscanthus floridulus cultivar M001 chromosome 14, ASM1932011v1, whole genome shotgun sequence genome harbors these coding sequences:
- the LOC136505470 gene encoding L-galactose dehydrogenase-like, which yields MGLLTDNGPPEWHPAPDELKSACRAAADHCGKKGKSITKLAMQYSLLNNEISTVLVGMNSSKQVEENVAAALELSTSGIDEELLREVEAILEPVKNLTWPSGIQQA from the exons ATGGGTCTTTTAACGGATAATGGGCCACCGGAGTGGCACCCTGCACCAGACGAACTTAAG TCAGCATGCAGGGCTGCAGCTGATCACTGTGGAAAGAAAGGGAAAAGCATTACAAAGCTAGCTATGCAGTACAGCTTGCTGAATAATGAAATCTCGACAGTTCTTGTTGGAATGAACTCTTCAAAACAG GTGGAGGAGAATGTGGCTGCTGCACTGGAGTTGTCAACATCAGGCATTGATGAAGAACTTCTGCGTGAAGTTGAAGCAATTCTTGAGCCTGTGAAGAACCTGACTTGGCCTAGCGGCATCCAACAAGCCTGA